The genomic stretch TCTATTGGGGGTTTCCGGCGGGGCCGGAATCTGTTTCCTGATCTCCCATTATCATCTCATTAAATTGCCGGCAGACGTTTATTATATAGATCATCTCCCGGTGAGGATGGAGCTGGCCGATGTGTTCATTATTGCTACCTCGGCCATGCTCATCTCCTTTGCGGCCACAGTTTATCCCGCCCTTCAGGCAGCCCGGCTAAATCCAGCCAAGGTTCTGCGCTATGCCTGAGGTGGCCATTGAAGTCCAGGATCTGGAGAAGACCTTTGTCTCCGATGGCCATCGGGTAACGGTTTTCTCCGGCCTTAACCTGACCATCTACAGTGGGGAGGCGGTGGCCATTGTTGGAGCCTCGGGGGTGGGCAAAACCACCCTTCTCCATATTTTGGGGACGCTGGAGAGGCCCAGCCGGGGTAGAGTCTGGCTCTTCGGACAGGATGTCTTTTCCCTTTCGGAAAGGGAGCTTTCTCGTTTCCGCAACCAAGAGATTGGCTTTGTGTTTCAGTTCCACCATTTACTGCCGGAGTTTACAGCCCAGGAAAACGTCATGATACCTTGTCTCATCGCGGGGCTCCCTCCTGCCGAGGCCGCTAAGAGGGCTCAGGGGCTTCTTGAGGCTGTCTCTCTTGGTCATCGTCTGGACTACCGGGTAGGGGATCTTTCCGGAGGGGAGCAGCAGCGGGTAGCCATTGCCCGGGCTTTGGTTCTCTCCCCCCGTCTCCTTCTGGCCGACGAGCCCACGGGGAACCTGGATCCCAAGAGCGGAGAAAAAATTGGACAGTTGATTTTAGACATGAACCGGGCTTATCATACCACGACCGTAGTGGTCACCCACAACCTGAGCCTGGCCAGGCGTATGGATCGCTGTCTGGGGCTCTCCCAGGGCCGGGTAATCGAGCTGGACAAGGAGCATCCGTGGCCCGATTGGGAATAATAGTTGTTATTTTTCTATTGTTCGTGCCGCTATCGGTCAGGGGGGCCATTGGCCCTCAAGAGAAAGTATTGGTCCTCCCTCTCAAGATCTATGCTCCCCAGCCTCGCTTGGAGCTAAAAAAGGAGCTTTATGATCTCCTGGTGCAACGCCTTGTGGGTGAGGGGCTCCAGGTGATTTTACCTTCTCGGGCCCAAAAGGTCCTGGGGGGCTTACCGGAGGAGCCATCTCTGGGACAGCTCAAGGAGATAGCTGAGAGGCTCAAGGTCTCGGCCATTGTCTGGGGCAGTGCCACCGAGTTTGCTGGGCGTCTTTCTCTGGACCTTAAAGTTTTTAGACCTGGCTATCCGCTACCGGCTAAAGCGATTTACGCCGTAGGAGATCCCGCCTCCCCGGCAGACTTGGCCCGTCGGGCGGCCAGAGACCTGGCTATAGTGATTCTGGAGCGCAAAAAGGTGGCCCGGATTCAGATCCTGGGGTGCCAGACCCTTGATCCTGATGCTGTTCGGGCCATCATCAAGACCAGGGTGGGAGATATCTACGACCCCAAGACCATCAGGGATGACATCAAAAACATCTTTAAGATGGGTTACTTCGATGATGTCCGGGTAGATGTAGAGGAAAAAGATGGCGGGCTTTTAATCACCTACATCCTTAAAGAAAAACCCACGGTGCGTAAGATCCGCATCGAAGGCAATAAGGCTATCTCCGATCAAAAACTTATGGAGATTCTGGGGCTTAAGACCCATTCGGTCTTCAACCCTAAAGAAATCAGAGAGGCCGAGGAAAAGATCAGGTATGTCTATCGGGAAAAGGGCTACTATGACACCAAGGTTTCCTCGGAGGTGAGGCCTTCGGGCCCTAAAGGGGTGGAGGTGGTTTTTAAGGTTAAGGAAGGCCAGAAAATCTATATCAAAGAGATCCGCTTTGAGGGCAATCGGGCCTTTAAAGATAGCGAACTTAAAGACATTCTGGAGATCA from Thermosulfuriphilus ammonigenes encodes the following:
- a CDS encoding ABC transporter ATP-binding protein, with the protein product MPEVAIEVQDLEKTFVSDGHRVTVFSGLNLTIYSGEAVAIVGASGVGKTTLLHILGTLERPSRGRVWLFGQDVFSLSERELSRFRNQEIGFVFQFHHLLPEFTAQENVMIPCLIAGLPPAEAAKRAQGLLEAVSLGHRLDYRVGDLSGGEQQRVAIARALVLSPRLLLADEPTGNLDPKSGEKIGQLILDMNRAYHTTTVVVTHNLSLARRMDRCLGLSQGRVIELDKEHPWPDWE